Proteins encoded in a region of the Planococcus citri chromosome 1, ihPlaCitr1.1, whole genome shotgun sequence genome:
- the LOC135843667 gene encoding transmembrane emp24 domain-containing protein 3-like produces the protein MKHRWILSFLISVLKLHFVLSVELTFELYDNAKDCFYEVIDRNISTTLEYQVVTGGQYDVDVAIEGPSGEILYQQYKSQFDSHTFVPQVAGVYAVCFSNEFSTYSHKVVYMDFQVGEEKQLPVVDEHITVMTQMEASSQEIHKKLNQINDFQTHHRLREATSRKRAEDLNQTVFWWCFSETCVILITMFGQVLIVRNFFSDNRYQRMRGNRF, from the exons atgaaACACAGGTGGATTCTCTCGTTTTTGATCTCTGTATTGAAGCTACATTTTGTTTTGAGCGTTGAACTTACGTTCGAGCTGTACGATAATGCCAAAGATTGCTTCTACGAAGTTATCGATAGAAACATCAGCACCACTTTGGAATACCAA GTAGTTACTGGAGGTCAGTACGATGTGGACGTTGCGATTGAAGGACCTTCCGGCGAGATTTTATATCAACAGTATAAATCTCAGTTCGATAGTCATACTTTTGTTCCGCAAGTAGCCGGAGTGTACGCGGTTTGCTTTAGTAACGAGTTTTCTACGTACTCGCATAAAGTCGTGTATATGGATTTCCAAGTAGGAGAAGAGAAACAACTCCCAGTCGTAGATGAACACATTACTGTGATGACGCAG ATGGAAGCGTCGTCTCAAGAAATCCATAAAAAGCTTAATCAGattaatgattttcaaactcACCACCGGCTTCGCGAAGCTACTAGTCGAAAAAGAGCCGAAGATCTTAACCAAACGGTATTCTGGTGGTGTTTTTCGGAGACTTGCGTTATTCTCATTACAATGTTCGGTCAAGTCTTGATTGTTAGAAATTTCTTCAGCGATAATCGGTATCAGCGTATGAGAGGAAACCGTTTCTAA